The Bos javanicus breed banteng chromosome 18, ARS-OSU_banteng_1.0, whole genome shotgun sequence genome has a segment encoding these proteins:
- the LOC133229598 gene encoding mucin-2-like isoform X3 codes for MAQRSHSGQQSTQPDSLPAAPSNSQGETQNLSSSTFRSWVSNQDSQSSPETRRVSIQEPLPIIHSRRVSIQDPQPSTLTRRVSIQEPLPIIHNRRVSIQDPQPSTPTRRVSIQDPQPSTPTRRVSIQDPQPSTLTRWVSIQDPQPSTPTRRVSIQEPLPIIHNRRVSIQDPLSINSHRLSIEDTTPVISSHRASIQDPLSITYSRQFHPRDAPPVFQSRLFSSQNPLLTTRTPLTNIKSVTYHSQLSVQGPKLSLQSSTSPVRARVDVPLSITHSPEASIKSVESTVWTSQETIRDSLSSSQISQSILENNAQNLPSASFENNAGSPGSTSRCPWHPWGTLASGPSPSTPSSSSAARIWPACTNLLDFAWAFLLVASITNFILCIILINIIFSTSSNVPLLDFSNVIITALTGTSMILGILFYLMQAREYLQEGMTYKLGCSFYLAWTGVFFFVMIGFFSYLNYINFWSLLANQAIWT; via the exons ATGGCCCAGAGGTCCCATTCTGGTCAACAGAGCACTCAGCCGGATTCCCTCCCGGCCGCTCCCAGCAACTCCCAAGGTGAGACCCAAAACCTTTCATCCAGCACCTTCAGGTCCTGGGTCAGTAACCAAGACTCTCAGTCCTCCCCCGAGACTCGCCGGGTCAGTATCCAAGAGCCCCTGCCTATCATCCACAGTCGCCGGGTCAGTATCCAAGACCCTCAGCCCAGCACCCTGACTCGTCGGGTCAGTATCCAAGAGCCGCTGCCCATCATCCACAACCGCCGGGTCAGTATCCAAGACCCTCAGCCCAGCACCCCGACTCGCCGGGTCAGTATCCAAGACCCTCAGCCCAGTACCCCAACTCGCCGGGTCAGTATCCAAGACCCTCAGCCCAGCACCCTGACTCGCTGGGTGAGTATCCAAGACCCTCAGCCCAGCACCCCGACTCGCCGGGTCAGTATCCAAGAGCCGCTGCCCATCATCCACAACCGTCGGGTCAGTATCCAAGACCCTCTGTCTATCAACAGTCACCGACTCAGTATCGAGGACACGACGCCTGTCATCAGCTCTCACCGGGCCAGCATCCAAGACCCACTATCCATCACCTACAGCCGCCAGTTCCACCCCCGAGACGCTCCCCCAGTTTTCCAAAGTCGCCTCTTCAGCAGCCAAAACCCCCTGCTAACTACTCGCACCCCTCTGACCAACATAAAATCAGTGACCTACCACAGCCAACTAAGTGTCCAGGGTCCCAAGTTAAGTCTTCAAAGCTCCACGTCACCAGTCCGGGCCAGAGTCGACGTCCCCCTCTCAATTACTCACAGTCCCGAGGCCAGTATCAAAAGCGTCGAGTCAACTGTCTGGACCTCCCAGGAGACCATCAGAGACTCTTTGAGCAGCTCCCAAATCAGCCAGTCCATCCTGGAAAACAACGCTCAGAACTTACCATCGGCCTCCTTCGAGAACAATGCTGGCAG CCCTGGATCCACTTCCAGGTGCCCCTGGCACCCCTGGGGGACCCTGGCTTCCGGACCATCCCCATCGACACCGTCTTCGTCGTCCGCTGCTCGGATATGGCCTGCCTGCACGA ACTTGCTGGACTTTGCCTGGGCCTTCCTCCTGGTCGCAAGCATTACCAACTTCATCCTCTGCATCATTCTAATAAACATCATCTTCTCCACCAGCTCCAACGTGCCCTTGCTGGACTTCTCCAATGTCATCATCACAGCCCTCACAG GGACCAGCATGATCCTGGGTATCCTGTTCTACCTGATGCAGGCCCGGGAATACCTGCAGGAAGGCATGACCTACAAACTGGGGTGCAGCTTCTACCTGGCATGGACCGGAGTCTTCTTCTTTGTGATGATTG gtttcttttcctatttgaactACATAAATTTCTGGTCCCTCCTGGCGAACCAGGCCATCTGGACTTAA
- the LOC133229598 gene encoding zonadhesin-like isoform X2 — protein sequence MAQRSHSGQQSTQPDSLPAAPSNSQGETQNLSSSTFRSWVSNQDSQSSPETRRVSIQEPLPIIHSRRVSIQDPQPSTLTRRVSIQEPLPIIHNRRVSIQDPQPSTPTRRVSIQDPQPSTPTRRVSIQDPQPSTLTRWVSIQDPQPSTPTRRVSIQEPLPIIHNRRVSIQDPLSINSHRLSIEDTTPVISSHRASIQDPLSITYSRQFHPRDAPPVFQSRLFSSQNPLLTTRTPLTNIKSVTYHSQLSVQGPKLSLQSSTSPVRARVDVPLSITHSPEASIKSVESTVWTSQETIRDSLSSSQISQSILENNAQNLPSASFENNAGRYLGKCRLSHCQLPMGWWLLHEAKRISRQLNLLLSLASIVIIGLISLGQPWIHFQVPLAPLGDPGFRTIPIDTVFVVRCSDMACLHEYDQNAWTSMILGILFYLMQAREYLQEGMTYKLGCSFYLAWTGVFFFVMIGFFSYLNYINFWSLLANQAIWT from the exons ATGGCCCAGAGGTCCCATTCTGGTCAACAGAGCACTCAGCCGGATTCCCTCCCGGCCGCTCCCAGCAACTCCCAAGGTGAGACCCAAAACCTTTCATCCAGCACCTTCAGGTCCTGGGTCAGTAACCAAGACTCTCAGTCCTCCCCCGAGACTCGCCGGGTCAGTATCCAAGAGCCCCTGCCTATCATCCACAGTCGCCGGGTCAGTATCCAAGACCCTCAGCCCAGCACCCTGACTCGTCGGGTCAGTATCCAAGAGCCGCTGCCCATCATCCACAACCGCCGGGTCAGTATCCAAGACCCTCAGCCCAGCACCCCGACTCGCCGGGTCAGTATCCAAGACCCTCAGCCCAGTACCCCAACTCGCCGGGTCAGTATCCAAGACCCTCAGCCCAGCACCCTGACTCGCTGGGTGAGTATCCAAGACCCTCAGCCCAGCACCCCGACTCGCCGGGTCAGTATCCAAGAGCCGCTGCCCATCATCCACAACCGTCGGGTCAGTATCCAAGACCCTCTGTCTATCAACAGTCACCGACTCAGTATCGAGGACACGACGCCTGTCATCAGCTCTCACCGGGCCAGCATCCAAGACCCACTATCCATCACCTACAGCCGCCAGTTCCACCCCCGAGACGCTCCCCCAGTTTTCCAAAGTCGCCTCTTCAGCAGCCAAAACCCCCTGCTAACTACTCGCACCCCTCTGACCAACATAAAATCAGTGACCTACCACAGCCAACTAAGTGTCCAGGGTCCCAAGTTAAGTCTTCAAAGCTCCACGTCACCAGTCCGGGCCAGAGTCGACGTCCCCCTCTCAATTACTCACAGTCCCGAGGCCAGTATCAAAAGCGTCGAGTCAACTGTCTGGACCTCCCAGGAGACCATCAGAGACTCTTTGAGCAGCTCCCAAATCAGCCAGTCCATCCTGGAAAACAACGCTCAGAACTTACCATCGGCCTCCTTCGAGAACAATGCTGGCAG GTATCTGGGCAAGTGTAGGCTCAGCCACTGTCAGCTGCCCATGGGCTGGTGGCTGCTGCACGAGGCCAAGAGGATCAGCCGCCAGCTGAACCTACTGCTGAGCCTGGCCAGCATAGTCATCATCGGTCTCATCTCTCTGGGCCAGCCCTGGATCCACTTCCAGGTGCCCCTGGCACCCCTGGGGGACCCTGGCTTCCGGACCATCCCCATCGACACCGTCTTCGTCGTCCGCTGCTCGGATATGGCCTGCCTGCACGAGTATGACCAGAATGCTT GGACCAGCATGATCCTGGGTATCCTGTTCTACCTGATGCAGGCCCGGGAATACCTGCAGGAAGGCATGACCTACAAACTGGGGTGCAGCTTCTACCTGGCATGGACCGGAGTCTTCTTCTTTGTGATGATTG gtttcttttcctatttgaactACATAAATTTCTGGTCCCTCCTGGCGAACCAGGCCATCTGGACTTAA
- the LOC133229598 gene encoding zonadhesin-like isoform X1 gives MAQRSHSGQQSTQPDSLPAAPSNSQGETQNLSSSTFRSWVSNQDSQSSPETRRVSIQEPLPIIHSRRVSIQDPQPSTLTRRVSIQEPLPIIHNRRVSIQDPQPSTPTRRVSIQDPQPSTPTRRVSIQDPQPSTLTRWVSIQDPQPSTPTRRVSIQEPLPIIHNRRVSIQDPLSINSHRLSIEDTTPVISSHRASIQDPLSITYSRQFHPRDAPPVFQSRLFSSQNPLLTTRTPLTNIKSVTYHSQLSVQGPKLSLQSSTSPVRARVDVPLSITHSPEASIKSVESTVWTSQETIRDSLSSSQISQSILENNAQNLPSASFENNAGRYLGKCRLSHCQLPMGWWLLHEAKRISRQLNLLLSLASIVIIGLISLGQPWIHFQVPLAPLGDPGFRTIPIDTVFVVRCSDMACLHEYDQNAYLLDFAWAFLLVASITNFILCIILINIIFSTSSNVPLLDFSNVIITALTGTSMILGILFYLMQAREYLQEGMTYKLGCSFYLAWTGVFFFVMIGFFSYLNYINFWSLLANQAIWT, from the exons ATGGCCCAGAGGTCCCATTCTGGTCAACAGAGCACTCAGCCGGATTCCCTCCCGGCCGCTCCCAGCAACTCCCAAGGTGAGACCCAAAACCTTTCATCCAGCACCTTCAGGTCCTGGGTCAGTAACCAAGACTCTCAGTCCTCCCCCGAGACTCGCCGGGTCAGTATCCAAGAGCCCCTGCCTATCATCCACAGTCGCCGGGTCAGTATCCAAGACCCTCAGCCCAGCACCCTGACTCGTCGGGTCAGTATCCAAGAGCCGCTGCCCATCATCCACAACCGCCGGGTCAGTATCCAAGACCCTCAGCCCAGCACCCCGACTCGCCGGGTCAGTATCCAAGACCCTCAGCCCAGTACCCCAACTCGCCGGGTCAGTATCCAAGACCCTCAGCCCAGCACCCTGACTCGCTGGGTGAGTATCCAAGACCCTCAGCCCAGCACCCCGACTCGCCGGGTCAGTATCCAAGAGCCGCTGCCCATCATCCACAACCGTCGGGTCAGTATCCAAGACCCTCTGTCTATCAACAGTCACCGACTCAGTATCGAGGACACGACGCCTGTCATCAGCTCTCACCGGGCCAGCATCCAAGACCCACTATCCATCACCTACAGCCGCCAGTTCCACCCCCGAGACGCTCCCCCAGTTTTCCAAAGTCGCCTCTTCAGCAGCCAAAACCCCCTGCTAACTACTCGCACCCCTCTGACCAACATAAAATCAGTGACCTACCACAGCCAACTAAGTGTCCAGGGTCCCAAGTTAAGTCTTCAAAGCTCCACGTCACCAGTCCGGGCCAGAGTCGACGTCCCCCTCTCAATTACTCACAGTCCCGAGGCCAGTATCAAAAGCGTCGAGTCAACTGTCTGGACCTCCCAGGAGACCATCAGAGACTCTTTGAGCAGCTCCCAAATCAGCCAGTCCATCCTGGAAAACAACGCTCAGAACTTACCATCGGCCTCCTTCGAGAACAATGCTGGCAG GTATCTGGGCAAGTGTAGGCTCAGCCACTGTCAGCTGCCCATGGGCTGGTGGCTGCTGCACGAGGCCAAGAGGATCAGCCGCCAGCTGAACCTACTGCTGAGCCTGGCCAGCATAGTCATCATCGGTCTCATCTCTCTGGGCCAGCCCTGGATCCACTTCCAGGTGCCCCTGGCACCCCTGGGGGACCCTGGCTTCCGGACCATCCCCATCGACACCGTCTTCGTCGTCCGCTGCTCGGATATGGCCTGCCTGCACGAGTATGACCAGAATGCTT ACTTGCTGGACTTTGCCTGGGCCTTCCTCCTGGTCGCAAGCATTACCAACTTCATCCTCTGCATCATTCTAATAAACATCATCTTCTCCACCAGCTCCAACGTGCCCTTGCTGGACTTCTCCAATGTCATCATCACAGCCCTCACAG GGACCAGCATGATCCTGGGTATCCTGTTCTACCTGATGCAGGCCCGGGAATACCTGCAGGAAGGCATGACCTACAAACTGGGGTGCAGCTTCTACCTGGCATGGACCGGAGTCTTCTTCTTTGTGATGATTG gtttcttttcctatttgaactACATAAATTTCTGGTCCCTCCTGGCGAACCAGGCCATCTGGACTTAA
- the LOC133229598 gene encoding zonadhesin-like isoform X4 → MAQRSHSGQQSTQPDSLPAAPSNSQGETQNLSSSTFRSWVSNQDSQSSPETRRVSIQEPLPIIHSRRVSIQDPQPSTLTRRVSIQEPLPIIHNRRVSIQDPQPSTPTRRVSIQDPQPSTPTRRVSIQDPQPSTLTRWVSIQDPQPSTPTRRVSIQEPLPIIHNRRVSIQDPLSINSHRLSIEDTTPVISSHRASIQDPLSITYSRQFHPRDAPPVFQSRLFSSQNPLLTTRTPLTNIKSVTYHSQLSVQGPKLSLQSSTSPVRARVDVPLSITHSPEASIKSVESTVWTSQETIRDSLSSSQISQSILENNAQNLPSASFENNAGRYLGKCRLSHCQLPMGWWLLHEAKRISRQLNLLLSLASIVIIGLISLGQPWIHFQVPLAPLGDPGFRTIPIDTVFVVRCSDMACLHELAGLCLGLPPGRKHYQLHPLHHSNKHHLLHQLQRALAGLLQCHHHSPHRHGAETLP, encoded by the exons ATGGCCCAGAGGTCCCATTCTGGTCAACAGAGCACTCAGCCGGATTCCCTCCCGGCCGCTCCCAGCAACTCCCAAGGTGAGACCCAAAACCTTTCATCCAGCACCTTCAGGTCCTGGGTCAGTAACCAAGACTCTCAGTCCTCCCCCGAGACTCGCCGGGTCAGTATCCAAGAGCCCCTGCCTATCATCCACAGTCGCCGGGTCAGTATCCAAGACCCTCAGCCCAGCACCCTGACTCGTCGGGTCAGTATCCAAGAGCCGCTGCCCATCATCCACAACCGCCGGGTCAGTATCCAAGACCCTCAGCCCAGCACCCCGACTCGCCGGGTCAGTATCCAAGACCCTCAGCCCAGTACCCCAACTCGCCGGGTCAGTATCCAAGACCCTCAGCCCAGCACCCTGACTCGCTGGGTGAGTATCCAAGACCCTCAGCCCAGCACCCCGACTCGCCGGGTCAGTATCCAAGAGCCGCTGCCCATCATCCACAACCGTCGGGTCAGTATCCAAGACCCTCTGTCTATCAACAGTCACCGACTCAGTATCGAGGACACGACGCCTGTCATCAGCTCTCACCGGGCCAGCATCCAAGACCCACTATCCATCACCTACAGCCGCCAGTTCCACCCCCGAGACGCTCCCCCAGTTTTCCAAAGTCGCCTCTTCAGCAGCCAAAACCCCCTGCTAACTACTCGCACCCCTCTGACCAACATAAAATCAGTGACCTACCACAGCCAACTAAGTGTCCAGGGTCCCAAGTTAAGTCTTCAAAGCTCCACGTCACCAGTCCGGGCCAGAGTCGACGTCCCCCTCTCAATTACTCACAGTCCCGAGGCCAGTATCAAAAGCGTCGAGTCAACTGTCTGGACCTCCCAGGAGACCATCAGAGACTCTTTGAGCAGCTCCCAAATCAGCCAGTCCATCCTGGAAAACAACGCTCAGAACTTACCATCGGCCTCCTTCGAGAACAATGCTGGCAG GTATCTGGGCAAGTGTAGGCTCAGCCACTGTCAGCTGCCCATGGGCTGGTGGCTGCTGCACGAGGCCAAGAGGATCAGCCGCCAGCTGAACCTACTGCTGAGCCTGGCCAGCATAGTCATCATCGGTCTCATCTCTCTGGGCCAGCCCTGGATCCACTTCCAGGTGCCCCTGGCACCCCTGGGGGACCCTGGCTTCCGGACCATCCCCATCGACACCGTCTTCGTCGTCCGCTGCTCGGATATGGCCTGCCTGCACGA ACTTGCTGGACTTTGCCTGGGCCTTCCTCCTGGTCGCAAGCATTACCAACTTCATCCTCTGCATCATTCTAATAAACATCATCTTCTCCACCAGCTCCAACGTGCCCTTGCTGGACTTCTCCAATGTCATCATCACAGCCCTCACAGGCACGGCGCTGAGACCCTCCCCTGA
- the LOC133229620 gene encoding uncharacterized protein LOC133229620 isoform X2, translated as MDSCSTLAALEPISSWEEDRKFVLRAWCLVFIILATAMLLSVLDGRMAYLHGAYTGYVGFWTNCKKHTCADLRQVTVLIHMSMGFMILAVILALVLLLAMGFSFRPALRRLNKTDLVFSTLSSFTASCPSLAPSQCRAPDSPQPDALYSQLRDAQTEATGILPGDHLPELGCQRLDAVGRNPELLKLHGHVGQRDVLHGTADELPPVGLAAEHPEVHIRTAVVGRRLQARRGPVRLRACPPPPPPTSSLVQAS; from the exons ATGGACTCATGTTCTACTCTAGCTGCTT TGGAACCGATCTCTTCATGGGAGGAGGACCGCAAGTTTGTCCTGCGAGCCTGGTGTCTTGTCTTCATCATCCTGGCAACTGCGATGCTGCTCAGCGTGCTGGACGGGCGTATGGCCTACCTGCACGGCGCCTACACCGGCTACGTGGGCTTCTGGACCAACTGCAAGAAGCACACATGTGCCGACCTGCGCCAAGTCACGG TTCTCATCCACATGAGCATGGGCTTCATGATCCTGGCCGTGATCCTGGCTCTAGTTCTCCTCCTGGCCATGGGCTTCTCCTTCCGGCCAGCACTCCGCCGTCTTAACAAGACTGACCTCGTCTTCAGTACCCTCAGCTCCTTCACTG CCTCGTGTCCATCTCTGGCCCCATCTCAGTGCAGGGCTCCTGATTCTCCTCAGCCTGACGCTCTTTATAGCCAACTGCGAGATGCTCAAACCGAGGCCACAGGTATCCTACCTGGTGACCACCTACCTGAGCTGGGGTGCCAGCGCCTTGATGCTGTGGGCCG GAATCCTGAGCTACTTAAACTACATGGGCATGTGGGGCAAAGGGACGTCCTCCACGGAACGGCGGATGAGCTACCGCCGGTGGGCCTCGCTGCAGAACACCCGGAAGTCCATATCCGAACAGCTGTCGTCGGACGCAGGCTCCAAGCACGCCGAGGACCTGTCCGTTTAAgagcctgccccccgcccccaccccccacctccagcctcgtCCAAGCCTCTTGA
- the LOC133229620 gene encoding uncharacterized protein LOC133229620 isoform X4 has protein sequence MDSCSTLAALEPISSWEEDRKFVLRAWCLVFIILATAMLLSVLDGRMAYLHGAYTGYVGFWTNCKKHTCADLRQVTVLIHMSMGFMILAVILALVLLLAMGFSFRPALRRLNKTDLVFSTLSSFTGLWVPVQPRVHLWPHLSAGLLILLSLTLFIANCEMLKPRPQVSYLVTTYLSWGASALMLWAGILSYLNYMGMWGKGTSSTERRMSYRRWASLQNTRKSISEQLSSDAGSKHAEDLSV, from the exons ATGGACTCATGTTCTACTCTAGCTGCTT TGGAACCGATCTCTTCATGGGAGGAGGACCGCAAGTTTGTCCTGCGAGCCTGGTGTCTTGTCTTCATCATCCTGGCAACTGCGATGCTGCTCAGCGTGCTGGACGGGCGTATGGCCTACCTGCACGGCGCCTACACCGGCTACGTGGGCTTCTGGACCAACTGCAAGAAGCACACATGTGCCGACCTGCGCCAAGTCACGG TTCTCATCCACATGAGCATGGGCTTCATGATCCTGGCCGTGATCCTGGCTCTAGTTCTCCTCCTGGCCATGGGCTTCTCCTTCCGGCCAGCACTCCGCCGTCTTAACAAGACTGACCTCGTCTTCAGTACCCTCAGCTCCTTCACTG GTCTCTGGGTCCCTGTCCAGCCTCGTGTCCATCTCTGGCCCCATCTCAGTGCAGGGCTCCTGATTCTCCTCAGCCTGACGCTCTTTATAGCCAACTGCGAGATGCTCAAACCGAGGCCACAGGTATCCTACCTGGTGACCACCTACCTGAGCTGGGGTGCCAGCGCCTTGATGCTGTGGGCCG GAATCCTGAGCTACTTAAACTACATGGGCATGTGGGGCAAAGGGACGTCCTCCACGGAACGGCGGATGAGCTACCGCCGGTGGGCCTCGCTGCAGAACACCCGGAAGTCCATATCCGAACAGCTGTCGTCGGACGCAGGCTCCAAGCACGCCGAGGACCTGTCCGTTTAA
- the LOC133229620 gene encoding uncharacterized protein LOC133229620 isoform X11, producing MDSCSTLAALEPISSWEEDRKFVLRAWCLVFIILATAMLLSVLDGRMAYLHGAYTGYVGFWTNCKKHTCADLRQVTVLIHMSMGFMILAVILALVLLLAMGFSFRPALRRLNKTDLVFSTLSSFTGILSYLNYMGMWGKGTSSTERRMSYRRWASLQNTRKSISEQLSSDAGSKHAEDLSV from the exons ATGGACTCATGTTCTACTCTAGCTGCTT TGGAACCGATCTCTTCATGGGAGGAGGACCGCAAGTTTGTCCTGCGAGCCTGGTGTCTTGTCTTCATCATCCTGGCAACTGCGATGCTGCTCAGCGTGCTGGACGGGCGTATGGCCTACCTGCACGGCGCCTACACCGGCTACGTGGGCTTCTGGACCAACTGCAAGAAGCACACATGTGCCGACCTGCGCCAAGTCACGG TTCTCATCCACATGAGCATGGGCTTCATGATCCTGGCCGTGATCCTGGCTCTAGTTCTCCTCCTGGCCATGGGCTTCTCCTTCCGGCCAGCACTCCGCCGTCTTAACAAGACTGACCTCGTCTTCAGTACCCTCAGCTCCTTCACTG GAATCCTGAGCTACTTAAACTACATGGGCATGTGGGGCAAAGGGACGTCCTCCACGGAACGGCGGATGAGCTACCGCCGGTGGGCCTCGCTGCAGAACACCCGGAAGTCCATATCCGAACAGCTGTCGTCGGACGCAGGCTCCAAGCACGCCGAGGACCTGTCCGTTTAA
- the LOC133229620 gene encoding uncharacterized protein LOC133229620 isoform X8: MLLSVLDGRMAYLHGAYTGYVGFWTNCKKHTCADLRQVTVLIHMSMGFMILAVILALVLLLAMGFSFRPALRRLNKTDLVFSTLSSFTASCPSLAPSQCRAPDSPQPDALYSQLRDAQTEATGILPGDHLPELGCQRLDAVGRNPELLKLHGHVGQRDVLHGTADELPPVGLAAEHPEVHIRTAVVGRRLQARRGPVRLRACPPPPPPTSSLVQAS, translated from the exons ATGCTGCTCAGCGTGCTGGACGGGCGTATGGCCTACCTGCACGGCGCCTACACCGGCTACGTGGGCTTCTGGACCAACTGCAAGAAGCACACATGTGCCGACCTGCGCCAAGTCACGG TTCTCATCCACATGAGCATGGGCTTCATGATCCTGGCCGTGATCCTGGCTCTAGTTCTCCTCCTGGCCATGGGCTTCTCCTTCCGGCCAGCACTCCGCCGTCTTAACAAGACTGACCTCGTCTTCAGTACCCTCAGCTCCTTCACTG CCTCGTGTCCATCTCTGGCCCCATCTCAGTGCAGGGCTCCTGATTCTCCTCAGCCTGACGCTCTTTATAGCCAACTGCGAGATGCTCAAACCGAGGCCACAGGTATCCTACCTGGTGACCACCTACCTGAGCTGGGGTGCCAGCGCCTTGATGCTGTGGGCCG GAATCCTGAGCTACTTAAACTACATGGGCATGTGGGGCAAAGGGACGTCCTCCACGGAACGGCGGATGAGCTACCGCCGGTGGGCCTCGCTGCAGAACACCCGGAAGTCCATATCCGAACAGCTGTCGTCGGACGCAGGCTCCAAGCACGCCGAGGACCTGTCCGTTTAAgagcctgccccccgcccccaccccccacctccagcctcgtCCAAGCCTCTTGA